Part of the Polyangiaceae bacterium genome is shown below.
GCGCGGTCAGACCCGATCGCGTGTCCGTCAACGTCGACGGCGGCGGCTCGTCTTCTTCGACCGCGGGTGCTGCTGTCGCCGCGTGCTCCGCTCCTGCTTTCGACTTACGCGGCGCAGGCAGTGAGATCGTCGTTCCATCGAGCAGCGTCAAAGCGATCATGCGTGGCGCAGGACCTTTCGGCTGCGGGATCTCGGTGACCGGTGTCGACGTCGGTGGTTGCTCGAAGTCTTCCATCTTCGTGTCGTCCGTGATCAGGTCGAACAGCCGAAGTCGTTCCTCTCTGCTTGGCACGTCGCGCGCGCTGACGACCGGCACGCGCACGTTTGTCGTGACCGCATCGGCGAACCGAAGACTCGCGCCCGCGTCCGGAAGCGTCTCTGGCGGAAGCTCGGATGCACCATCGAGTGAACCTACGCCCGTGAGGGTCGCGGGTGCGCTCATGTCGAGCGCTTCGGGCAAAACGAGGTCGAGCTCTGGCGCAGGCAACGCCGATGATGAGCTTGCCGTTTCGCTCGGCGGAGCACTCGCCATCTCCATGTCGACCGATGGCGCGAGCGACGCAACTTGAGCGGAAGGAAGCACTTCGATCGATGGGCTTTCGATCGATGGCATCGGCGTCGGCTGTCGACTCGGTCGCGGTTCGGGTGCCGGAGGAATCGACGGGGCTCCTCGGGTTCCGTAGTAGACGCGGATCGCGCTTCGAATGTCGCTCGGTGGAGCGATCATCGCCTTCACGGGCAGCCCCGCGTGCGTTGCGCATTCGCGTAGTCCCTCGTCGTTCGACGGGTCGTCCATCGCGACGTACAGGGTTTGTCCCTGATTGCGTACGTGCCGAACGTAGATGGGCACCATGCAGTACCGCTCGGCGACGTGATGCGGGACGAGGTTCAGCAATTGCCGCGAAAATTCGATGTGAACGAGTGACACCCACGGCACGCTCAGTTGATGCGAGAGGACTTGTGTAAGCTGTGTCTCGTTGATGAGTCCGCGTTCCAAAAGGAGCGTACCGAGGCGGCGGCCGTCGGAGCGTTGGAGGGCGAGCACTTCGTCGAGGTCGGCTTGGCGAATCAGTTTCGCGTCGACGAGCAGTTGGCCGAGGCGGATGCGCGCGGTGGGCATGTTGTGCAGATTAACCGATGGTTGTCGTCCCAGCCAAAAACGCGGGGAAGATGAAAGTCTTGGGCGCCTGATTCGTGCTGCCGACGTTGCCGACGGCAGCGAACATGTTCATCGAGGCCCCCATTTCATCGCCGACCGTGATACCGTGCGCTCGTGTCGGAGATTCGCTGCCCCCAATGCGCAACCTCGTGTGATCCGGTACATCGATTTTGTCATATCTGCGGCTTTCCTATCTCCGAAGCTGTCTCGCGCGCCGACGATCCACTGATCGGCACCACATTGCCCGGCGGCTACGTCATCCTCGACCTGCTCGGCGTCGGCGGCATGGGCCGCGTGTATCGCGCTGAGCAGAAAGCCCTCGGACGCACCGTCGCCGTCAAGATCATCCATCCCTATTTGCTCGGTGACGAAAGCGCATCCGTTCGTTTTATTACGGAAGCTCGCGCCGCCAGCAGGCTCAACCATCCGAACATCGTTAGTGTCTTCGACTTCGGTAAGAGTGACAACCAACTCTACCTCGTGATGGAGTACTTGCGTGGGCGGGACTTGGCGCGGGTCGATTACGAGGATGGGCCTCTGCCGTTCAAGCGCATCGTCGATGTCATGATGCAGGTGCTCGCGGGTCTTGGGGAAGCGCACGAGCTTGGAATCATTCATCGGGATCTCAAGCCGGAGAACATCGTGCTCGAGCCGATGCGCAAGGCGGGCGATTTCGTCAAGGTCGTCGATTTTGGCTTGGCAAAAATGCGCGAATTGCCGAGCTCGCACATCACGAGTCCGGGGATTGTGTGCGGAACGCCCGATTACATGTCACCCGAGCAAGGCCGTGGTGATCCCATCGATGGGCGGAGCGACCTATATACTTGTGGCGTATTGCTTTTTCAGCTTTTGACGGGACGGCTTCCCTTCGAGGCGGAATCGCCGACCCAAGTGGTGCTCATGCACCTCACGTTGCCACCGCCAAACCCGTCGGTCATAGCACCCACGAGGCGCATTCCTCAGGCGCTCGTGAACATTACGCTGAAAGCGCTCGAAAAGGACGTCAACAAGCGGTACCAAACGGCGGACCAATTCGCAGCCGATTTACGCACGGTATTCGCCGAAAATGAAGCTGCGCCCATATCGATGCCCTTGGGTGATGCGGGCATTCAATGCCGATCGTGCAGCACCATGGTCCCTCGAGGGCAAAAGTTTTGCGGAGAATGTGGCGAGCGGGTTCTTGCGCCTGCGCCCGCCTCGCAGCCCCGGTCGGCCAAAAAGCCCGCAGGATCGGGCCGTACGCGAGCGCCATCGCCGGCACCATCCCAAGTGCCCGAATTTCCGCTCAGGTTCGTTGGACGCGAACGCGACCTCGATTGGCTCGGAGCGCGGCGGTTTGGCATGGAAAACTCGCTCGTCGCTGCGAGCATCGTGGCCGAGCCTGGCACCGGCGCGACGAGGCTGCTCGAAGAGTTCTTGCAAAGGAATGCCGAATCGGGCGACGTCGTGGTCAAAATGACCCCGGATCCATGGGGAGCCGACGTGGGTTATCATGCTCTCCGTACCGCCATTACGCGTCTTGCGGGATTGCCCGAAGGTGGCGGCGAGGTCTCCGATTGGCGCGGCGCCACTCCGGAAGCTCGCGCTGGCCTCATGGCCGTATTCGGGAAAAACGATCTTCCGCCGCCTCCGTCCAGCACCAAGGTCTGGTCGAAGCCGACGCTCGGTGCAGTTTTACCGGACGATCGACGTTTCACGGCCGCCGAAGCCTTGCGATGGGCCATCATGCGGGCCAACGAGCGCCATCGGGGGCGCCTCGTCATTCTCGCGATCGATGACTTCCATGCCGTCGATGGTGCCAGTCGCAATGCAATCGCCGATGTCGTTGCCGAGCCGCCGATGCATTCGCTGCTCCTCATTGCCACGCACGCACCCGAATTCGACGCCGCGTGGATTGGTCCCACGCTGAAGCTCAAAGGAATACCCGCGACGCTCCTCATGCACATTGCAGCGCCCGTCTTGTCGTACCGTACCGACATCACGGAAGAAACGCTGCTATCTCCGCTCTACGTCGATCAAGCATTGCGGTTTTCGGTGGAAGGTGGCACCAATCCACCCCTGCAGCTCGCCGACCTCATCGCGCAGCGTATCGAACGATTGCCGCTCGAAGCGAGGCGCGTGCTCCAAGCCGTTTCGGTGCTCGGTGACGACGCGGGCCTCGACGATATCGGCCGCATCTTGCAAGACAGCCAAGAAGTTTCGGCATTGCTCACGAAACTCAAAGACGCCGGGCTCGTCAAGCAGGACCTCGGCAGTTTCCGCGCGGCGCACCCCATGATTCGTGAAATTACTTTGGCCACGACGCCCGTCGCCGTGCGTCGCGATTTGCACGCCCGTGCGCTCGTCGATCGCGAGGGCGATCCATTGCCATTTCCCATCGAAGTCCGAGCGCTCCACGCGCAGCACGCGCAAGATTCGCTCGAAGCGCTCATGCTGCTCGAACAGGTCGCCGACAGGGCCAACGAACGCGGCGATCGCGAAGGGGCCGTTCTCGCGCTTCGCCGGGGTCTCGAGCTCGCACGCCGCGAAATGTTTCGAGGTGAGCTCGACGAGCCGGAAAAAGCCGTCCTCATTTTCAGCCGCAAGCTCGGCGAAGTGCTCGCAACGTCGGGCGCATTGACCGATGCGGACGGTGTCCTCCGCGAGGCGCTCGATCTTGCAGGCCCTGCGGGCGTCGAACGTGCATGGCTGCTCGGCGTCTTGGCGCATGTTGCGCACAAACGCGACCGTGCCAAAGATGCCGTGATGTTCTACGCTCAGGCTCTCGAAAATGCGAGAGCGCACGGGGCCTCTGATCTCGTCGCGTCTCTCGAAAAAATGCGAAGAGATTGGGCTGCCGTGTGATTGCCGAACAACCTTCCGGAACCGAATTCGCCAAGCAATCGGGGGGACGCATCGGGCCACGTTACGTCGCGCGTTGGGACCTCGACAAAACCTACCTGCGCACCGACTTCGACACCCTGCGCGACTTGGCTCGCACGGCTATTGAAAGACCCGATCAAAAACGCACCGTCCCGGGCGCGGCAGCGCTTCTTCGCGAGCTTGGACGGGCGGGGGTCGAGACGCACATTCTTTCCGGCAGTCCTGAACAGCTCCGTTCGCGCATCGAACAAAAACTTCGTCTCGATGGAGCGAAATGGGCGTCGCTCACATTGAAGCCCAATTTGCAGAATATTTTGCGTTTGCGGTTTCGCGCGTTGCGCGGTCAGCTCGGTTATAAACTTCCGGCGCTTTTGCAGAGGCGCTGCGAGCTTTTGGGACAGCGTGACGAATCGGGGGAAATCGTGCGCGAAGTCTTGCTCGGCGACGATGCCGAAGCCGATGCTTTTGTTTATTCACTTTATGCAGACATTTGTGAAGGGCGCGTATCCAATGAAGAAATCCTCGACATCATGCGGCGCGGGCGCGCGTACGAAGACACCATTGCCGATACGCTTCATTTTGCTCGGATGGTCGAAAAAGGTCCCGTCGTCGAGCATATTTTGATTCATCTCGACAGGCAATCGTCACCGGCTGATTTTCGTCAATATGGCCCCCGTGTCGTGCCATTTTACAATTATCTTCAGGCCGCCTTCGTGCTCCATGAAGCCGGCCGCATTCCTGGTCGCGCCGTTTTACGTGTCGCGCAGGACCTCATTGGAGCCCATAATTTCGATGGTGCGTCGCTCGGACGCAGTTTCCTCGACCTTTCTCGTCGCGGGCACGTATCGGGTCGCGGCATTGCCGATATTGCGGCGGCGTATCGCGAAATGACGCATGGCCGGCCCACGAGCGCCAGCGAGCTTGGCGCCATGGTCGCGTCGCTCGAGAAAATGGTCCCCGAGCTTCGTCCGCTTGCAGCGCGTGAACAGCCGACGCTCGATTACCGCTCGATGGTCGAAGCGCACAATCCACGAGCGCGGAAAAAGTGACGAGTTTTCAGGGAAGCACGAAGGCGCTCTCGAGCATCATTCCCCCAACCATTCCCGAGCAAGCGTCAGCGTCAGCTTGTGAGCGCCGAGGTTTTCCAAATACGCGCGACGCACGCTTTCATCCGTGACTTTCACGGCACACTCGAGGATATCGTCCCGCGCTTCTCGAATGGCTCGTCGAGCGGCATCGAGGTCGCCCGCGGCATGCAGCGCCAAGGCGTGGCGCAATTGCAATGGGTCTTCGCCATAATTATAACGTGGACCAGCTTTGCCCGAGGCGATGGAATCGGCCGCCAAAACCACGGCGTCTGCGGCGCGACCTTGCTTCCGCCTGATTTCGGATCGTAGCGACCAAAATTTCGCTCGCAAGAAAGGTAAAAAAGCATTGGCTTCGCCCAATTCGTCGAGCACTCCGTCCGCCTCGTCGAGTTTGTCCTGGGCAATGAACACTTCGGCCATCGTCAGCCGTGCGCACCATAGCAGTACGAAATCACTCGCAGCCAGCGCGCTCTTCACGAGCGATCCGGCGACGGCGAACGCTTCCTCGAGCTTTCCTGTCTCGACGAGCAGCAAGCTTTTGTAATACGTGGCGTAGGTCAATGCGAGGTTTCCGGCATCGGGCGTCGCGAGCACTCGGTCGAAAAGCGCGTCGGCTTCGCGGAGCAAACCAAGCTGCAGGTAAGACAAACCCAAGTGGGCATTCGTGATGGCCAAAAATTCACGCGCGCCAGCAGCCTCGAACCGAGATGCCGAGGTTTTACAATGCTCGAGCCCTTTCCAAGCATCGTGATCGATTTCGCGGGCGCTGAAAATCAGCGCGAAATCCGCCCACGCAGCGGCAAGTAGCTCGGTCTCGCGGTAAGGCACGGTGACTTGCTGCAATCGGTCCAAATAGATGCGCGCATTGTCTTGTTGACCAGCCACGACGAGCGTGATGAACACCCCGTACAAGGATCGCGCAAATTCCGCAACGTCGTCCTGCAGAGGTTCGACGGCCAGCAGTTTGGGCACGAGGTTCGCCAATACGTCGAATTTGCCCAGGAAAATCGCGCTGGCCACGGCATTTCCAAGGGATCGCGCGTAACCCGAATCGGTCGTCGTCGCCTCCGCAATCATCCCTTCGGCCGTTTCAAAACACTTGGCATATTGCGCCGTCAGAAAATATGCGAGGGCTAGCGTATCTCGCAGCGCAATGCTCGTCTTGCCCTCGGCCCCCACCGCCAGACCTTTTTCCGCTCGTGCAATGGCCGATGCGAAATCTGCGCCCCGCATGGCCTGCACCGACGCCTTTGCATAATGCGGTGCCGCTTTCGCCGGCGTCGTCCCTCGCTCGAAGTGCTCGGCAAGCACCATCGGATCCTGCTCGCCGACGTGTACGAGCCAATCACCTGCCAATTCATGCCCCAGCGCTCGGTCGCGATCCGTGAGCATCGCATACGCTCCCTCACGCACGAGCGCGTGCCGAATCTCGTATTCGATTTCCCCTGAAAACCGGCTCGATCCACGACGCACGATCAATTCTTGGTCGAGGAGCTGCTTGATGTGCGCTGTCGCGTCGCCGGCGAGCTGGTCGCGCAAGAGCTCGTGGAGTCCGCCATTCCAAAACGTTTTTCCAAACACGCTCGCTGCACGCAATGTTCGACGCGCTTCGGGATCGATCGCCGAGATCCGTGTCTCGACCATTCCCAGCACGGTTTCTGGAAAGGTTTGTCTGCGACTTTCATTCACCGCGCGAATCAGCTCTTCCAAGTAAAATGCATTACCACCCGCGCGTTCGACGATGGTCGCCATGGTTTGCGCGTCAGCCGCGTCGCCCAGCATGCTCCGAACCAAACTTTCGGCGCCTCGTTTGGGCAATCCGCCCAGCGTCATCAATTGCATTTCCCGCCCAGCCCATAGCCGCGGAAAAATATCCCGAACCTCGGGACGCGCAAAGGCGACGACCACGAATGGTTTGTCCGAAAGCTCCCGCAATGCTGCATCGAGCAATTTTATCGAAGGCCCATCGCCCCAATGCAGGTCTTCCAGCACCACCAACACCGGATGGCTCGCGACGACCGCGCGAACCAAATCAACATACGCCGACTGAATTTGATCCGCCATGATCGATGGATTTTGGCGAGCTGCTCGTACGCGAGGGTCATTTTCGTCGGCGAAAGGAATTCCGATCATTTCACCCAGAAATCCCACCACGCGCTTCGAATCGTCCGCCCCCAAATACGGTCGCACAGCGGATTCGAGCTTGTTCCGGCGGCATTCCAGCGGTTCGTCCGCGGTGATTCCCAGCGCGCTCCGAAATGCCGATCCCAGCAAAGCAAATGCCGACCCGGCACCAATCGAATCACCTCTTCCCGTGGAAACGACCATGTCCGGATGGGCGCTTTTCAATCGCTTCAAGAATTCATACCGCAATCGCGACTTGCCGCCCCCCGCTTCCGCCGTTACCAATGCTGCGCGAGCCCGCTGCTCGTCAATGGCCTCGTCCACGATCTCCAGCAGATTCCTGAGCTCCCGATCGCGCCCGACAAAAGGACTCGGCTTGCCCAAAAGCGTCCGCGCTTCGGCGCCCACGTCCTGCTCGCCTTGCAACACGATGGAGCCATGTGCCTCCACCACGTCGAAACGCACATCGAGCAATGCGCGTGTCACGTCGTCGATGCAAATCATCCCTTCGATGTCCGCGGTCTGCACCTTTTCGAGCAGCGATACGGCATTCTCGAATATCTCGCCGACGGGCAATCGCCCCGTGCTTTCTCCGCGCCCCGTGAGCAGCACAATGGGAGAATTCGGCAGCAGCAGTCGCATCCGCAATGCGCAACGCGCAGCCACCGCCGCCTGGTCCGTCGCCGGCCCGGTTCCGACGAGCAGCGCAATGAGCATTCCATTGGCAATTTCTTCGAGCTTCGCACCGAAGGGTTGAGCCGCACGACGCACCTCGGCGAGCAATTTTCCCGGAATCGGCATGCTCCCCAATGTCACCCCAGATTCTTCCACGTGCTCCGCCGTCGACGGTACCACCGCAACCACCGAAACGAGCCGCTTTTCCGCATGCGTGAGCGAATCCGGGTGAACTGGCCGGTGGGAAATGGCCATTGCATCCCACGAGCCCAGTCGATCGAGTGCCGTGAATACCGCGCTACCATCGGCAGGTCGTCGTTCCGGTTCTTTCGATAGCATGCGGCCAATCAAATCGTCGAGTGGCTGCGGCACGTCGGGACACAGCTCGCGTACGCGCGGCGGCTCCTCCATGAGCAGCTTGGCGAGCAGCGCAATCACATGCATTCCGTGAAATGCAGGCTGCCCCGTCAAACATTCGAATAACACGCAACCCAACGAAAATATATCCGCTCGCGCATCGATTCCCCCACGCTCGCCCTTCGCCTGCTCGGGCGCCATGTATCCAGGCGTTCCGATGAGCATCCCCGTTTTCGTCAATGCCGTGGTCACTCGATCGAGACGCGCAATGCCGAAATCGAGCAGCTTGACGCGCGCTACTTCCCCATTCACCAAAAATAGATTCGTGGGCTTGATGTCCCGATGCACATAACCACGCGAATGTGCCGCTCCGAGGGCACTCGCCACCCGCCGCCCGAGATCCACCGTCTCCTCGATGCTCAGCGGTTTCTGCTTCAAACGTTCAGCCAAACTTTGCCCCTCGAGCCATTCCATGACGAGAAACGGCTCGCCTGCGCTGCTAATGCCATGCATGACATAACGCACGACATGCGGATGCTCGACTTCACCCAGAACGCGCGCCTCTTGCGCAAATCGACTGATCGACTCCGGCCCCGAATCTCGCAGCACCTTGACCGCAACCACGCTACCCGTGGCGTGATCGATGGCCCGGTACACCGTGCCCATCCCCCCACTGCCCGCTGTTTCCAAAAGTTCAAATCGTTCGCCGACAAGCGCCGCCCCAAGCATGACGGGGACTATCTCACCTGATGGTATGAACTTTCAAGTGATTTTGCGTGCACTCATGCGAAAATTCCCGCGGCTGCATCTTGGTTGGGCACCGGGATCCTGCTGCTCTCGAACGCGTCGGAAGCGGTGTGCAGCCGCCAGTACCCACGCTCACGCCAGACTGCTCATTTGTTGCGACGCCAATTCTACCAGCGATGAAAATGGAAAAATGGATAATTCGGTAGCTCGATCTCGACACAATGGTTTCGTTTCAGAACGGAAGCGCCGAAGGAGGATCAAAAAACATTCGATTGCCGGACTCAAAACGAATTTCATGCCATGCTCGCGTTCATGGCATTGGCTTCATATCGAAAAACTCCGGCGATCCGTCTTGCGTGTCTGCTCGCGTGCGTTCCCGCTTGCGGCGGAATTGATGTAAACGACAATCCGCCCGACGCGTCACCCGCACTCGATTACGTGCAAATATGCGCGAGCATCGACCAGACCAAATACGAGACGGGCATCATTACGAATTTGCCCGTCGCAGACGTTTCGCTCGCGCCTCCCATCGAGCTCGATAAAATCACGCTCACGCCGCCTTCGGAGCATTGGCCAAAACAAATTGGTGTGCTCCTGCTGTCGCCCCAACCCGAGGATCTTCGTGCGGTCCTGCGTATCACGTCCGCCATGGGGCTGCCCTGGGCGACGACGACGGCCCCGAAGCTCGCATTGCAGCACGACATGGCCATGTTTTTCCCAGAGGCATATCCGGAGCAAGTCATACCGGGCGAGCTCGAAATGCAGTCGATCATCGATTATCTCGCCAAGGGCGGAACGCTCGTCATGCGCCATTCAGACGTTCCGCAATTATCAGAAATTGCCGGTCTTTCAGGGGCGAAGTTCGACCAAAAGCATTCGACGGTGACGCTCACGAGCGCCGGCGAGGCGGCGTTTCCGTCGCTCGATAGGCCGGAGGAACGTGAAATTCGGCTCGGGTCGGAGGGCAGCGATTATCTCAATACATGGGCGCTCGAGCTTGCGCCCAATTCGGATGCCGAAGTGCTCGCGCGTTTCGACGATGGCGCTCCCGCGATCACTCGCCGCGTCGTTGGTCCGGGTGTCGTCTACGTCTTTGGCGTCGATTTCCGCGACACGGTCATCCGCAATCATTTGGGCCACCCGCTTTCGGGCGCGGCGCGCGCTTACATCAACGTATTCGAGCCTGGGACCGATACGTGGCTCCTCATGGTGCGCGACATTTATGACGCCCGCGTTCGATTTGGCGTCCGATTGCACACCGCGCCGTTTGGCCTCCGTTCGGCGCTGCTCGTCTCGCACGATCTCGATTGGGGACCCAGTTACGACAATTCGCTCATTTTCGCGGCCGCGGAAAAAGCGCAAGGCGCCACGTCGACCTACTTTGCGCATACCAAGTACGTCCCCGATAGCCAGGACAATCCATTTTTTACACCCTTGCGAGGTTGTCAGCTCGCTGAAATGCTCGCCCTTGGTCATACGGTCGGGTCACATACCGTCGCGCATTCGAAAATGCTCGACCAATTGCCGCTCGGTGACGGCAGCGAACAATATCCCACCTATCAACCTTTCAATGTCACTCCGCTGCTCACCAAAGACGGATCGCTCATTGGCGAGCTCATGGTCTCCAAGTCGCTCATCGACGGAGCGCTTCGCTCGATTGGAGTCGAGCACGAGACCATTGCGTTTCGGGCTGGCGAGCTGAGTTATCATGCGAATTCGCCCGAAACGCTTCCGCGTCTCGGATATTCGATTGATTCGACCCGAGCCATTGGCGAAGTGCTTTCGAATTTCCCATTCGAGCTTCTCACGGAATGGCCGGATGCGCGAGGTGTGCCTGTCATTGAATTGCCCGTCACGCTCGAGGACGAGTTGCCGCCGCGGCTCGACATGCGTACGGCCGAGGCGCTCGACATCATTGCGGCGAATGCCGATAATGGAGCACCCACATCGCTGCTCGTGCATCCGAACGTGACCGATTACAAGCTCGAGGCGCAGCAAGAGATCATTGCCAAGCTTCCCGAAGGAGTGAAGGCGATGGGCCCCGTTCCATTCGGTCAATTCTGGGCGGCGCGTGGCAATGTGGAGATTCGCCGAATGGAATACGACGAATTCGCGCGGACGCTCACCGTGACACTTTTCCCGAGCGCGCCCGTTGCGGGTCTTGGACTCCGCGTATCGAAGGAAATCGTTGGTGTCGATGCGCCGTCGGGCGCGACGATATCGCCGCTCGAAGACGGAATGGTCGTCGTATTGCCGGATTTGCCCGGTGGTGAAGTGACAACGGTGACGATGCGGTTTTGATTGGGCGACCGCACTGCCGAATTGGAAGACCCTTGGTGGGTCATAGCGATTGCTTTCGTTCCCATCTTTGGCGATGCATTTGATCTCGCCGGAGCTCCTTGGCAAGCCCAGGTCATTGCTACAGCCGATTGGCTCGCGGACGTGTATCGAGCGTCGCGCCAAACGTGAAGGATGTCGACATGCGTCACGTTTGGCTGGGCCGGGTTTTTTTCAGGATCCCGTGCCAAACCCATTGACTATGACGAACGGTGTGGGAAAAGGAATCGACTGGACGGACGAATGCCTTGACAAGGCCATACGGTAGACGAGGCTCGCCTCAACATGATCACCAAAGCCCATGATCTGCTCGGGAAAACACTCGTGAGCGGGTTGTTCGAATTGCACGGTGAAACGCTCGTCGAAGTGGAGATTCCGCCGATGGACGCGAAGCGTTTCGATGTTTGGTACGTCCCGGACGAGGTCAAACAGCGGGACGCGCCGAGGTTTGGCGGGGTATTGGCGGAGATCGCGTTGACGCCGGCGGTGATCGAGATTTGGAGCGATCGTGTCGACGAGCGGGAATTTCACGATTCGTATGGCAAGCGCCACGCGTGGTGGGGCATCCTCGAGGAACGTGCAAAGGCGGTTTGTCGGCGACCAAGCTTGTGGCATCTGACCGTAGGGCGCCCCAATTTGGTGCTGCATCGTTTTGGGTTCCAACCGATAGCGGGTTCGTCAGGGCACTACAAGACGATGCATCCTGGTTGGCAGGTGGACCTCGTGGTGATTCGCGAGCTAGCGAAAACGCGGGAAACGCTTCTGCTGAGGTTGCTCGGGGACGAACGGCTGTGTGAGGAAGCCCTGCGCGAGTTGGATGCGTTGCCCGAAGATGCCTGGGAAAAGGGACTTGCAAAGAGCTGGGTGAAGCGGGTACAATTGCAGTTGCCGAGTCCCACGTCGCCGGCACCTGCGACAACGGGGAGTTTAATCATGAACATGCTCGAGTGGTACCGGGA
Proteins encoded:
- a CDS encoding protein kinase, yielding MLGAALVGERFELLETAGSGGMGTVYRAIDHATGSVVAVKVLRDSGPESISRFAQEARVLGEVEHPHVVRYVMHGISSAGEPFLVMEWLEGQSLAERLKQKPLSIEETVDLGRRVASALGAAHSRGYVHRDIKPTNLFLVNGEVARVKLLDFGIARLDRVTTALTKTGMLIGTPGYMAPEQAKGERGGIDARADIFSLGCVLFECLTGQPAFHGMHVIALLAKLLMEEPPRVRELCPDVPQPLDDLIGRMLSKEPERRPADGSAVFTALDRLGSWDAMAISHRPVHPDSLTHAEKRLVSVVAVVPSTAEHVEESGVTLGSMPIPGKLLAEVRRAAQPFGAKLEEIANGMLIALLVGTGPATDQAAVAARCALRMRLLLPNSPIVLLTGRGESTGRLPVGEIFENAVSLLEKVQTADIEGMICIDDVTRALLDVRFDVVEAHGSIVLQGEQDVGAEARTLLGKPSPFVGRDRELRNLLEIVDEAIDEQRARAALVTAEAGGGKSRLRYEFLKRLKSAHPDMVVSTGRGDSIGAGSAFALLGSAFRSALGITADEPLECRRNKLESAVRPYLGADDSKRVVGFLGEMIGIPFADENDPRVRAARQNPSIMADQIQSAYVDLVRAVVASHPVLVVLEDLHWGDGPSIKLLDAALRELSDKPFVVVAFARPEVRDIFPRLWAGREMQLMTLGGLPKRGAESLVRSMLGDAADAQTMATIVERAGGNAFYLEELIRAVNESRRQTFPETVLGMVETRISAIDPEARRTLRAASVFGKTFWNGGLHELLRDQLAGDATAHIKQLLDQELIVRRGSSRFSGEIEYEIRHALVREGAYAMLTDRDRALGHELAGDWLVHVGEQDPMVLAEHFERGTTPAKAAPHYAKASVQAMRGADFASAIARAEKGLAVGAEGKTSIALRDTLALAYFLTAQYAKCFETAEGMIAEATTTDSGYARSLGNAVASAIFLGKFDVLANLVPKLLAVEPLQDDVAEFARSLYGVFITLVVAGQQDNARIYLDRLQQVTVPYRETELLAAAWADFALIFSAREIDHDAWKGLEHCKTSASRFEAAGAREFLAITNAHLGLSYLQLGLLREADALFDRVLATPDAGNLALTYATYYKSLLLVETGKLEEAFAVAGSLVKSALAASDFVLLWCARLTMAEVFIAQDKLDEADGVLDELGEANAFLPFLRAKFWSLRSEIRRKQGRAADAVVLAADSIASGKAGPRYNYGEDPLQLRHALALHAAGDLDAARRAIREARDDILECAVKVTDESVRRAYLENLGAHKLTLTLAREWLGE
- a CDS encoding protein kinase, with amino-acid sequence MSEIRCPQCATSCDPVHRFCHICGFPISEAVSRADDPLIGTTLPGGYVILDLLGVGGMGRVYRAEQKALGRTVAVKIIHPYLLGDESASVRFITEARAASRLNHPNIVSVFDFGKSDNQLYLVMEYLRGRDLARVDYEDGPLPFKRIVDVMMQVLAGLGEAHELGIIHRDLKPENIVLEPMRKAGDFVKVVDFGLAKMRELPSSHITSPGIVCGTPDYMSPEQGRGDPIDGRSDLYTCGVLLFQLLTGRLPFEAESPTQVVLMHLTLPPPNPSVIAPTRRIPQALVNITLKALEKDVNKRYQTADQFAADLRTVFAENEAAPISMPLGDAGIQCRSCSTMVPRGQKFCGECGERVLAPAPASQPRSAKKPAGSGRTRAPSPAPSQVPEFPLRFVGRERDLDWLGARRFGMENSLVAASIVAEPGTGATRLLEEFLQRNAESGDVVVKMTPDPWGADVGYHALRTAITRLAGLPEGGGEVSDWRGATPEARAGLMAVFGKNDLPPPPSSTKVWSKPTLGAVLPDDRRFTAAEALRWAIMRANERHRGRLVILAIDDFHAVDGASRNAIADVVAEPPMHSLLLIATHAPEFDAAWIGPTLKLKGIPATLLMHIAAPVLSYRTDITEETLLSPLYVDQALRFSVEGGTNPPLQLADLIAQRIERLPLEARRVLQAVSVLGDDAGLDDIGRILQDSQEVSALLTKLKDAGLVKQDLGSFRAAHPMIREITLATTPVAVRRDLHARALVDREGDPLPFPIEVRALHAQHAQDSLEALMLLEQVADRANERGDREGAVLALRRGLELARREMFRGELDEPEKAVLIFSRKLGEVLATSGALTDADGVLREALDLAGPAGVERAWLLGVLAHVAHKRDRAKDAVMFYAQALENARAHGASDLVASLEKMRRDWAAV